The Fimbriimonas ginsengisoli Gsoil 348 genome window below encodes:
- a CDS encoding ABC transporter ATP-binding protein, producing MRDGPMIEIRELRKEFSMSSSGIGSVKTLLLWWKRRQIVTFEVLKGISFDVMPGECVAVVGRNGAGKSTLLSLLARVYKPTAGSVAMHGRVAPLLELGAGFHPDLSGYENIYFNAIILGLTRKQIKERIDKIIEFSELASHIHAPTRTYSSGMLARLGFAVAVHVDADILIVDEVLAVGDYEFERKCYTKIDEFRAGGGTILFVSHNMESVHRVADRCVWLHQGTIKKIGPPGEVVPEYESTPLPTDAAP from the coding sequence ATGAGAGACGGTCCGATGATCGAGATCCGCGAGCTTCGGAAGGAGTTCTCGATGAGCAGCTCCGGGATCGGCTCGGTAAAAACTCTCCTGCTTTGGTGGAAACGGCGTCAGATCGTGACGTTCGAAGTCCTCAAAGGGATCTCGTTCGATGTGATGCCGGGGGAGTGCGTGGCGGTGGTGGGTCGGAACGGAGCGGGGAAGTCGACGCTCCTCTCGCTGCTTGCCCGGGTCTACAAACCGACCGCGGGCTCGGTGGCGATGCACGGCCGGGTTGCGCCTCTGCTGGAACTCGGCGCGGGATTTCACCCGGACCTTTCGGGTTACGAGAACATCTATTTCAACGCGATCATCCTTGGTCTCACAAGGAAGCAGATCAAGGAGCGGATCGACAAGATCATCGAGTTTTCTGAGCTTGCCAGCCACATCCACGCCCCCACGCGCACCTACTCGAGCGGAATGCTGGCGCGGTTGGGGTTCGCGGTGGCGGTGCATGTGGACGCGGACATCCTCATCGTGGACGAGGTTCTGGCGGTGGGCGACTACGAGTTCGAGCGGAAGTGCTACACGAAGATCGACGAATTTCGCGCCGGCGGGGGCACCATTTTGTTCGTGTCGCACAACATGGAATCGGTCCACCGAGTGGCGGACCGGTGCGTGTGGCTGCATCAGGGGACGATCAAGAAGATTGGTCCGCCGGGCGAGGTGGTGCCGGAGTATGAGTCGACCCCGCTGCCGACCGACGCGGCGCCGTAA
- a CDS encoding ABC transporter permease, whose translation MLDELRELWKFRELLLVMVQRDLKIRYKNSALGFFWSLLNPIITVIVMTFVIKNFMYSGAPSISAYILAAYLPFTFFQLSVMDSAQSVLGAMLLIKKIYFPREILPLASVISNVIHFALGQLVFFAYLLVVYLVFPGMWPFQIGTLYLPLLMLITFCLALGCAFYVSALNTFFEDVKYIVGVLLYLLFFLCPVMYFTEKVANSEINRHFMGGGVIYRLLNLNPLTALITAYRKTLLAPPTVDMLGPKGDVAPFLPLNWKYVWLAAAVSVFVLVTGYATFNRLKWKFVERP comes from the coding sequence ATGCTGGACGAACTTAGGGAGCTGTGGAAATTCCGCGAGCTTCTTTTGGTGATGGTTCAGCGCGATCTGAAGATCCGGTACAAGAATTCGGCGCTTGGATTTTTCTGGTCGCTGCTTAATCCGATCATCACGGTCATCGTGATGACGTTCGTGATCAAGAACTTCATGTACTCGGGGGCGCCGAGCATCAGCGCGTACATTCTCGCCGCGTACCTGCCGTTCACGTTTTTCCAGCTTTCGGTGATGGACTCGGCCCAGTCGGTGCTGGGGGCGATGCTGCTTATTAAGAAGATCTACTTCCCGCGGGAGATCTTGCCGCTCGCTAGCGTGATCAGCAACGTGATCCACTTCGCGTTGGGTCAGCTTGTCTTTTTCGCCTATCTCCTCGTCGTGTACCTCGTTTTCCCCGGCATGTGGCCGTTCCAGATCGGCACGCTCTATCTGCCGCTCTTGATGCTGATCACCTTTTGTTTGGCGCTGGGGTGCGCGTTTTACGTCTCCGCGCTGAACACCTTCTTCGAGGATGTGAAGTACATCGTCGGTGTCCTCCTCTACCTGCTCTTCTTCCTCTGCCCGGTGATGTACTTCACTGAGAAGGTGGCCAACTCCGAAATTAATCGCCACTTTATGGGCGGGGGCGTGATCTACCGACTCTTGAATCTAAACCCTTTGACCGCGCTGATCACCGCCTACCGGAAAACTCTGCTGGCCCCGCCGACCGTGGACATGCTTGGCCCGAAGGGGGACGTGGCGCCATTTCTTCCACTTAACTGGAAATATGTTTGGCTTGCGGCGGCGGTGTCGGTATTCGTGCTGGTTACCGGCTATGCCACCTTCAACCGCTTGAAGTGGAAGTTCGTGGAGCGGCCATGA
- a CDS encoding FKBP-type peptidyl-prolyl cis-trans isomerase, giving the protein MDVLPLLLPLFVLPGADALSPVDVMTDGETLLVDRSVGEGLPVEAGEIATIHYALVEEGGKELADTTLRGLPFAFKVASSTPLVDLLEGMRAGGERTVYMSSNLLRSAETNLLPRDTDLVLNIRLVSVKPFRKT; this is encoded by the coding sequence ATGGACGTGCTCCCGCTGCTTCTTCCACTTTTTGTCCTCCCAGGAGCCGATGCCTTGTCGCCCGTCGACGTGATGACCGACGGCGAGACGCTCCTCGTCGACCGCTCGGTCGGCGAGGGGCTTCCGGTCGAGGCCGGGGAGATCGCCACCATTCACTACGCACTGGTCGAGGAAGGGGGGAAGGAACTGGCGGACACCACGTTGCGAGGGTTGCCGTTCGCGTTCAAAGTCGCCTCATCTACCCCACTTGTCGATCTTCTGGAGGGGATGCGCGCGGGTGGGGAGCGCACGGTCTATATGTCGAGCAATCTTTTGCGGTCCGCGGAGACCAATCTTCTTCCCAGAGACACGGATTTGGTGCTGAACATTCGGTTGGTGTCAGTGAAGCCGTTCCGGAAGACGTAG
- the rbsK gene encoding ribokinase has translation MHKGRVMVIGSANMDLVVRTARFPEIGETIIGESFATNPGGKGANQAAAAGKLGGKPRFLAKVGADAFGRELLHSLGVCGVDTGSVIVDPTLVSGVAVITVDSEGRNTIVVSPGANGHLYADEVEGEIEEVGPEILLAQLEVPLEAVEAAAAKLPADKLFILNPAPARDLPDSLLQRVDYLTPNETETEFLTGIRPVTDEDCLAAADKLFAKGVRNVVITLGEHGCFLATPQFGQRFPTLEVRPVDTTAAGDAFNGALAFFLSEGRDIDNAILLANVVGALSTQKTGAQSSMPTMREVREAASELL, from the coding sequence ATGCACAAGGGCCGAGTGATGGTAATTGGTAGCGCGAATATGGATTTAGTCGTCCGTACCGCCCGTTTCCCCGAGATCGGAGAGACGATCATAGGCGAAAGCTTCGCCACAAATCCGGGAGGCAAGGGCGCCAACCAAGCGGCAGCGGCCGGGAAACTCGGCGGAAAGCCTAGATTCTTGGCGAAAGTTGGAGCGGACGCGTTCGGCCGCGAGCTCCTCCACTCCCTTGGCGTCTGCGGGGTGGATACCGGCTCGGTGATCGTCGATCCCACCCTGGTTTCGGGAGTAGCCGTCATCACCGTCGATTCCGAGGGCCGGAACACGATCGTGGTGTCGCCCGGCGCAAACGGACACCTTTACGCCGACGAAGTCGAGGGCGAAATCGAGGAGGTCGGCCCCGAAATCCTCCTCGCTCAATTGGAAGTGCCGCTCGAAGCGGTGGAGGCCGCCGCCGCAAAGCTTCCGGCCGACAAGCTCTTCATCCTCAACCCCGCCCCGGCGCGCGACCTTCCCGACTCCCTACTCCAAAGGGTCGACTACCTGACGCCAAACGAAACCGAGACCGAATTCCTCACCGGCATCCGCCCGGTTACCGACGAGGACTGCCTCGCCGCCGCCGACAAGCTATTCGCAAAGGGCGTTCGTAACGTCGTAATCACCCTCGGCGAGCACGGATGTTTCCTTGCCACCCCGCAGTTCGGCCAGCGCTTTCCCACTCTCGAAGTTCGCCCGGTGGACACTACCGCCGCCGGAGACGCCTTTAACGGCGCCTTGGCGTTCTTCCTTTCGGAAGGGCGGGACATCGACAATGCGATCCTTCTCGCCAACGTGGTGGGAGCGTTATCGACCCAAAAAACCGGCGCGCAATCCTCGATGCCGACGATGCGCGAAGTGCGAGAGGCGGCGAGCGAACTCTTGTGA
- the phoU gene encoding phosphate signaling complex protein PhoU, giving the protein MSVAIIGAARQAYNDELHQLEHDLLEMASLAAAMVEDAAKALSRLDAELALNVIKRDDEVDIRDIAIEERCVRLLALQQPMAGDLRTIGTAMKMITDIERIGDLAVDIAKITLKIEKEYGEVGFIDLPRMADCALAMVREALQAYVHRDLERVKAVCERDEEVDDQYRALRGQIFQNMRERPDLVVSDGWLLLAIHHVERIADHAVNIAERVHFMVTGDFKQLTGE; this is encoded by the coding sequence ATGTCAGTGGCGATTATTGGAGCGGCGCGTCAAGCGTATAACGACGAGCTACATCAGCTTGAACACGACTTGCTAGAAATGGCAAGTCTGGCGGCGGCTATGGTCGAGGATGCCGCGAAGGCGCTGTCGCGCCTGGACGCAGAGCTGGCTCTGAATGTGATCAAGCGGGACGACGAAGTCGATATTCGCGATATCGCGATCGAAGAGCGTTGCGTGCGGCTCCTCGCGCTTCAGCAGCCGATGGCGGGCGATCTGCGGACGATCGGCACCGCGATGAAGATGATCACCGATATCGAGCGGATCGGCGACCTCGCCGTGGATATCGCCAAGATCACCTTGAAGATAGAAAAAGAGTACGGCGAGGTCGGCTTTATCGACCTGCCCCGAATGGCGGATTGCGCGCTCGCGATGGTTCGCGAAGCGCTTCAAGCCTACGTTCACCGCGACCTGGAGCGGGTGAAGGCCGTCTGCGAACGGGATGAGGAAGTAGACGATCAATACCGGGCGCTCAGAGGCCAAATCTTCCAAAACATGCGCGAGCGGCCGGATCTCGTCGTCTCCGACGGCTGGTTGCTACTCGCCATTCACCATGTGGAGCGGATCGCCGACCACGCGGTGAATATCGCCGAGCGGGTTCACTTCATGGTGACCGGCGACTTCAAGCAGCTCACCGGCGAGTAG
- a CDS encoding ABC transporter ATP-binding protein: MSDSLLLDVQDAHVEFPGHGGAVRALDGVSLQVHRGETVAVVGESGCGKTTLARAVLGLQGLKGGRIVLEGAEVHGTTRHMAEHVGMVWQDPYASLNPRWRVGRSVQEPMQLAGRRAERSSVAVFEEVGLDPKFVDRYPHQLSGGQRQRVAIGRALALKPPLVICDEPTAALDLSVRAQILNLLKDVQTATGCSFLYISHDLTTVRFLADRVAVMYLGRIVEEGPTERIFSEPRHPYTKALLDSAPSLERLMHLPEAPAGEIPDPRTKFQGCRFASRCPNRGEVCLVNDPAATVEGDRRFYCHFPVAQDSATIKIT; this comes from the coding sequence TTGAGCGACTCGTTGTTGCTCGATGTGCAGGACGCTCATGTCGAATTTCCCGGCCACGGGGGAGCGGTTCGGGCGTTAGACGGGGTTTCGCTCCAGGTTCATCGGGGGGAGACGGTTGCCGTCGTTGGCGAATCCGGTTGCGGCAAAACGACGCTGGCGCGGGCGGTACTCGGCCTCCAAGGTTTGAAGGGTGGGCGCATCGTCTTGGAAGGGGCGGAAGTTCACGGCACCACTCGTCACATGGCCGAGCACGTCGGAATGGTTTGGCAGGACCCTTACGCCTCGCTGAACCCGCGCTGGCGAGTCGGTCGATCCGTGCAGGAGCCGATGCAGCTAGCCGGCCGTAGAGCGGAGCGTAGTTCGGTCGCGGTGTTCGAAGAGGTCGGGCTCGATCCGAAGTTCGTGGATCGCTATCCTCACCAGCTCAGCGGCGGGCAGCGGCAGCGCGTGGCGATCGGGCGCGCCCTTGCGCTCAAGCCTCCGTTGGTGATCTGCGACGAGCCGACGGCGGCCCTCGACCTGAGCGTGCGGGCGCAGATCCTGAACCTTCTGAAGGATGTTCAGACGGCTACGGGGTGCTCGTTCCTCTACATCTCGCACGACCTCACGACGGTGCGCTTCTTGGCGGACCGGGTCGCCGTTATGTATCTCGGCCGGATCGTGGAGGAAGGACCTACGGAGAGGATCTTTAGCGAGCCCCGGCATCCGTACACTAAGGCATTGCTCGACAGCGCTCCCTCGCTAGAGCGGCTGATGCATCTTCCCGAGGCGCCGGCGGGCGAGATTCCGGACCCTCGTACGAAGTTTCAGGGGTGCCGGTTTGCTTCCCGGTGTCCCAATCGGGGCGAGGTTTGCCTAGTCAACGACCCGGCGGCGACGGTTGAAGGGGACCGGCGATTCTACTGTCATTTTCCAGTTGCTCAGGACAGCGCAACTATCAAGATTACTTAA
- a CDS encoding NAD(+)/NADH kinase has protein sequence MRVHLVTNTYRPDAIEAAVGVAKWLRARGNDVWVDSDTARHVELPVVRNSEFGEADLVVAFGGDGTLIRAVHLCADFGTPILGVYFGRFGFVTQCTHEYLESCLTDFLEGRCSIESRMMLDAELMRAGQTVAHLSALNETVLQRAVVARMMTFQVTVDGHVLTSYPADGIIVATPTGSTAYNLSAGGPILDPKVHALVLTAIAPHTLNSRTLVLAAESEIVLKVQSHGDAVLSADGQTRLHLLSGDEVRVRKSTRMTNLVSVQKDDFLIKLGQRLLWSYSPVGDSL, from the coding sequence GTGCGCGTACATTTGGTGACGAACACCTACCGGCCGGACGCTATTGAGGCGGCGGTCGGGGTGGCTAAATGGTTGCGTGCTCGCGGCAACGATGTATGGGTCGATAGCGACACGGCGCGCCACGTAGAACTGCCGGTCGTTCGCAATTCAGAATTCGGCGAGGCGGATCTCGTCGTCGCTTTTGGTGGCGACGGGACGCTCATCCGGGCGGTGCACCTGTGCGCCGATTTCGGAACGCCGATCCTCGGCGTCTACTTCGGGCGGTTCGGGTTTGTGACGCAGTGCACGCACGAGTACTTGGAGTCGTGTCTGACCGACTTCTTGGAAGGGCGGTGCTCCATTGAGTCTCGAATGATGCTGGACGCCGAGTTGATGCGTGCCGGCCAAACGGTGGCCCATCTTAGCGCGCTCAACGAGACGGTGCTCCAGCGCGCGGTCGTGGCGCGGATGATGACGTTTCAGGTCACCGTCGATGGGCACGTTCTTACCAGCTATCCGGCGGACGGCATCATCGTCGCGACTCCCACCGGTTCCACCGCATACAACCTCTCCGCCGGCGGGCCGATTCTCGACCCGAAGGTCCATGCACTCGTACTCACCGCGATCGCACCCCATACGTTGAACTCCCGAACGCTTGTGCTCGCGGCGGAATCGGAGATCGTTCTAAAGGTTCAGAGTCACGGCGACGCGGTGCTTTCCGCGGACGGGCAGACGCGGCTCCACTTGCTAAGCGGCGACGAGGTGCGAGTGCGAAAGTCGACTCGGATGACAAACTTAGTGTCGGTGCAGAAGGACGACTTTCTTATCAAGCTTGGCCAACGTTTGCTCTGGAGCTATAGCCCGGTCGGTGACTCGCTTTGA
- a CDS encoding tetratricopeptide repeat protein: protein MRLFRALLCCCVFAVAGFSFAQDERAFEKRVADAAALYKAGKQDEAIKAFEALHAESPRSYDALSWLGFLYLRTDEAGKAVPLLEQAIAQHPSDIEVLNNLGNAYLATRQPDRALEKYQAILKLSPRMFEPHYNSGTIYLARKQYAQAVSEFQAATRLKPDDAFTHNNLGVAFEARHENDRAAAEFIKAAELRPDNRTFARNAGLALARLRKPEALGYLEKALGDGSDSAVALALGEAYARAGRREDALKYYESLRSIEAKNPTFWFNLAVLRGAMGKTPEAEQAYRRVLELSPNDLDALNNLGLLLFRGGKFEEATTLFDKLSGLNPSSIAAKVNLGSAAANAGQTAKAIAAWKEVIRAEPSRAAIRLQLANALWEQGDVDGARYHYLQILAGNKDNPEALNGIGLCHLKANKLPQAEAAFRSAVEAKPNYIAAYNNLAITLERMKQPVEAIKILEKAQKIAPDDPDIRANLERMRSSG, encoded by the coding sequence ATGAGACTCTTTCGAGCGCTCCTTTGTTGTTGTGTTTTTGCCGTAGCAGGATTTTCTTTTGCCCAAGACGAACGCGCGTTTGAAAAGCGGGTTGCCGACGCAGCCGCCCTGTACAAGGCCGGCAAGCAAGACGAGGCGATCAAAGCGTTCGAGGCGCTTCACGCCGAGTCTCCGCGCAGCTACGACGCCCTTAGCTGGCTCGGCTTCCTGTACCTCCGCACGGACGAAGCCGGAAAGGCGGTTCCGCTCTTGGAACAGGCGATTGCTCAGCATCCTTCGGATATCGAGGTCCTGAACAATCTCGGAAATGCGTACCTGGCCACGCGGCAACCGGACCGGGCGCTGGAGAAGTATCAGGCGATCCTCAAATTGTCCCCGCGGATGTTCGAGCCGCACTACAACTCCGGCACGATCTATCTGGCGCGAAAACAGTACGCGCAGGCGGTCTCCGAATTCCAGGCCGCCACCCGCCTGAAACCGGACGATGCGTTCACGCACAACAACCTGGGGGTCGCCTTTGAGGCACGGCACGAGAACGATCGCGCCGCCGCCGAATTCATCAAGGCGGCCGAGCTTCGTCCGGATAACCGAACCTTCGCCCGAAACGCGGGACTGGCGCTCGCAAGGCTTCGAAAACCTGAAGCGCTTGGCTATTTGGAGAAAGCCCTCGGCGACGGCAGCGATTCGGCGGTCGCGCTTGCGCTGGGCGAGGCGTACGCTCGCGCTGGACGCCGTGAGGACGCGCTCAAGTATTACGAGAGTCTCCGCTCGATCGAGGCGAAGAACCCCACTTTCTGGTTCAACCTGGCCGTCCTTCGCGGCGCGATGGGGAAGACGCCGGAAGCGGAGCAGGCGTACCGGCGTGTACTGGAGCTCAGCCCGAACGATCTCGACGCGCTGAATAACTTGGGTCTGCTCCTGTTCCGAGGCGGCAAGTTCGAAGAAGCGACGACGCTGTTCGACAAACTGTCGGGTCTGAATCCCTCCTCCATCGCCGCCAAGGTCAACCTGGGTTCGGCGGCGGCGAATGCGGGCCAAACCGCTAAGGCGATCGCCGCATGGAAAGAAGTAATCCGGGCCGAGCCTTCGAGGGCGGCGATCCGGCTTCAACTTGCGAACGCCTTATGGGAGCAAGGGGATGTCGATGGGGCGCGATATCACTACTTGCAAATTTTGGCCGGCAACAAAGACAATCCCGAAGCGCTCAACGGGATCGGGCTTTGCCATCTTAAGGCGAACAAGCTTCCGCAAGCGGAGGCAGCCTTCCGCTCCGCCGTCGAGGCAAAGCCGAACTACATCGCCGCATACAATAATCTTGCGATCACGCTCGAACGGATGAAGCAACCGGTCGAAGCGATCAAGATCTTGGAGAAGGCGCAGAAAATAGCCCCCGATGATCCCGACATTCGTGCCAATCTGGAACGAATGAGGTCTTCGGGTTAG
- a CDS encoding zinc ribbon domain-containing protein, with product MVLPGVGLRRGGGGVLAVEEGGDRVSDLRCPNCKASLLVTDEVCPNCGHRLNDRYRSPWRVAARIFSLIALILVGIPSALIGGCFMVVASSERTFQTEAFAWGAVGVAFFGFLAWLFVLAWKRP from the coding sequence GTGGTTCTGCCTGGAGTTGGTCTTAGGCGTGGCGGCGGCGGTGTTTTGGCGGTGGAGGAGGGAGGCGATCGCGTGTCGGATTTAAGATGTCCCAACTGCAAGGCTAGCCTGTTGGTGACCGACGAGGTCTGTCCCAATTGCGGGCACCGCCTAAATGACCGTTACCGATCGCCGTGGAGAGTCGCGGCCCGAATATTTTCATTGATCGCGCTCATCCTCGTCGGGATTCCTTCGGCCCTCATCGGCGGATGCTTTATGGTTGTTGCATCGAGTGAGCGCACTTTTCAGACGGAGGCTTTTGCGTGGGGCGCAGTCGGAGTTGCGTTCTTCGGCTTCCTAGCTTGGCTCTTCGTCTTGGCGTGGAAGCGCCCCTGA
- a CDS encoding prolipoprotein diacylglyceryl transferase, which translates to MAQEERLTLGEILTGLSYLTGALVFLWAARRQNLSTEGIWTVVAVGFAAGILGAKLTQLIAEGWPWRVSMGVALDPRNGGRALLGGVIFGWIGVVVAKKRLGIRRPTGDLFALALPAGEAVGRLGCYFNGCCYGERCDMPWAVWQHGAYRHPAQLYSAAVAVSLFGFLLWLRPRLTREGDLFKAYLVAFGVTRFGLEFVRWRETLVYGLSPMQWFCLELVLGVAAAVFWRWRREAIACRI; encoded by the coding sequence GTGGCTCAGGAGGAACGGTTGACTCTGGGCGAGATCCTAACCGGGCTCTCCTACTTGACCGGCGCCCTCGTTTTCCTGTGGGCGGCGCGGCGGCAGAATTTGTCGACCGAGGGGATCTGGACGGTGGTGGCGGTCGGCTTCGCGGCCGGCATTCTTGGTGCGAAACTGACTCAGCTTATCGCCGAAGGGTGGCCCTGGCGGGTGTCGATGGGGGTGGCGCTGGATCCGCGAAACGGTGGGAGGGCGTTGCTTGGCGGGGTCATTTTTGGTTGGATCGGGGTGGTGGTAGCGAAGAAGAGGCTCGGCATCCGGCGTCCGACGGGCGACCTGTTCGCCCTCGCCCTGCCCGCCGGGGAAGCGGTGGGGCGGCTCGGGTGTTATTTCAACGGGTGCTGCTACGGCGAACGGTGCGATATGCCGTGGGCGGTTTGGCAACATGGGGCGTATCGGCATCCGGCGCAGCTTTATTCGGCGGCGGTTGCGGTTTCCCTCTTCGGGTTCCTGCTGTGGCTTCGGCCTCGGCTCACCCGTGAAGGGGATCTTTTCAAGGCTTATTTGGTGGCGTTTGGAGTTACCCGCTTCGGCCTCGAGTTCGTCCGATGGCGGGAGACCCTCGTCTATGGCCTCTCGCCCATGCAGTGGTTCTGCCTGGAGTTGGTCTTAGGCGTGGCGGCGGCGGTGTTTTGGCGGTGGAGGAGGGAGGCGATCGCGTGTCGGATTTAA
- a CDS encoding radical SAM protein: protein MAGLAARPYRIEEYTRTVCPHCFADRPRRSDEEGIFVDGMLVSHDGKIWMRRWCPTHGETESLYEEDAEIWQARAGWSTPTLAVTPDRPDNFAGFPDGYRDGLPASHGQHTCILLLNVTEHCNFRCPTCYATAHDPGTPLAQPDRPSIAEMLHTVDTVLAREEGKLGVVMVSGGEPTVRRDIEELLERLFERNLTRVMLNTNGRRIARDDRFLKFLQSHRDRVEVYLQFDGFRASTHLALRGEDLSEEKPLALCRLNEAGIFTTLVMTVAKGVNDDEVGEVLTTGLNTPRCAGLAIQPMFGSGRNPGFDPQDRVTPTGVLRRLGAQTRGQVDWQDFVPLPCSHKDCCDITYLLKTRKGWRSLPKLVGRDELKRWIHLVANTISFESASDSVRGLVQSGALQRVFSEQQKVTALGLARDIFTLCDCIPGVAELLRSPNETVEKLAERTFRVTVKQFMDANTFHEARIRQCCVHVGTFEEDPRRHSFCWRWLFEDADDFPKPRVSTLPVLQGR from the coding sequence ATGGCAGGGCTGGCGGCGCGACCTTATCGGATCGAGGAGTACACCCGGACGGTGTGTCCTCACTGCTTTGCCGACCGGCCACGGAGGTCCGACGAGGAGGGGATTTTCGTCGACGGAATGCTCGTTTCGCACGACGGCAAGATTTGGATGCGGCGCTGGTGCCCGACGCATGGGGAGACGGAAAGCCTTTACGAGGAGGATGCGGAGATCTGGCAGGCGCGCGCGGGCTGGAGCACCCCTACTTTGGCGGTGACACCGGACCGTCCGGACAATTTCGCCGGCTTTCCCGACGGGTACCGAGACGGCCTTCCCGCGTCGCACGGGCAGCACACTTGCATCCTGCTTCTCAACGTGACGGAGCACTGTAACTTCCGGTGTCCGACCTGTTACGCCACGGCGCACGATCCGGGGACGCCGCTTGCGCAGCCGGATCGGCCGAGCATCGCGGAGATGCTGCATACGGTGGACACGGTGCTGGCGCGGGAAGAAGGAAAGCTGGGCGTGGTCATGGTCTCGGGCGGCGAGCCGACGGTGCGGCGAGACATCGAAGAGCTATTGGAGAGGCTTTTCGAGCGGAACCTCACCCGGGTGATGCTGAATACGAACGGGCGGCGGATCGCTCGGGACGATCGCTTCTTGAAGTTCCTCCAGTCACATCGCGACCGGGTCGAGGTGTACCTCCAGTTCGACGGCTTTCGGGCCAGCACTCACCTCGCGCTCCGTGGCGAGGACCTGAGCGAGGAGAAGCCGCTCGCCCTTTGCCGCTTGAACGAGGCGGGGATCTTTACGACGCTCGTGATGACCGTAGCCAAAGGGGTGAACGACGACGAGGTGGGGGAGGTGCTGACGACCGGGCTCAACACGCCTCGGTGCGCCGGGCTGGCGATCCAGCCGATGTTCGGCTCGGGCCGAAACCCCGGTTTCGATCCTCAGGACCGGGTTACGCCGACGGGCGTGCTGCGCCGTCTGGGGGCGCAGACGCGGGGGCAAGTCGACTGGCAAGACTTCGTGCCGCTGCCGTGCTCGCATAAGGATTGCTGCGACATCACCTACCTGCTGAAGACCCGCAAGGGATGGCGTTCGTTGCCGAAGCTCGTCGGCCGGGACGAGCTGAAGCGGTGGATCCATCTGGTGGCGAATACGATTTCGTTCGAGTCGGCCTCCGATTCCGTGCGGGGTCTGGTTCAGAGCGGAGCTTTACAGCGGGTGTTCTCCGAGCAGCAGAAGGTGACCGCGCTCGGCTTGGCGCGGGACATTTTTACGCTATGCGACTGCATTCCCGGGGTCGCCGAGCTGCTTCGCTCGCCGAACGAGACGGTGGAGAAGTTGGCGGAACGAACGTTCCGGGTTACGGTGAAGCAGTTTATGGACGCCAACACTTTCCACGAAGCGCGAATTCGGCAGTGTTGCGTCCACGTGGGGACTTTCGAGGAAGATCCGCGGCGCCATTCTTTCTGTTGGCGTTGGCTTTTCGAGGACGCGGATGACTTTCCGAAGCCTCGAGTGTCGACGCTGCCGGTCTTGCAAGGTAGGTAA
- a CDS encoding Cof-type HAD-IIB family hydrolase: protein MRPRLKPSLIALDLDHTTLTSERIPHPANLEAIKRAQAAGVRVVLASGRIGTSMQPFAEMLGVTGAMICCNGAQVLDANGEELVAHLMDPEVLHRVVEYAVPAGIHVNVYTRTELLFLDRTPWAEEYARRLVTLSPRFTTVEEAKQHEILKVSIVDSAEAIQLHVQVLVPTIPPELALPTESEKEYLEFMHPLANKGNGLRRLAEELGIPQERTAAIGDYLNDLEMIQWAGVSGAVANGAEAVRAIANVVAPTNDEGGVAWFIDWLLSPKPSSPGERRPSA from the coding sequence ATGCGCCCGAGACTAAAGCCTTCCCTTATCGCCCTGGATCTGGATCACACGACGCTGACGTCCGAGCGAATACCGCATCCGGCCAATTTGGAGGCTATCAAGCGGGCCCAGGCGGCGGGGGTGAGGGTGGTGCTGGCGAGCGGGCGGATTGGGACGAGTATGCAGCCGTTCGCGGAGATGCTGGGCGTCACGGGGGCGATGATCTGTTGTAACGGAGCCCAGGTCTTGGATGCGAACGGGGAGGAGCTGGTTGCGCATCTCATGGATCCGGAGGTGCTCCATCGGGTGGTGGAGTACGCCGTTCCGGCGGGGATCCACGTCAACGTCTATACCCGGACGGAGCTGCTGTTTCTCGACCGGACGCCTTGGGCGGAAGAGTACGCGCGCCGGCTCGTCACGCTGTCGCCGAGGTTCACCACGGTTGAGGAGGCGAAGCAGCATGAGATCTTGAAGGTCTCGATCGTGGACTCGGCGGAGGCGATTCAGCTGCACGTTCAGGTTTTGGTTCCGACCATTCCGCCCGAACTGGCGTTGCCGACGGAGTCGGAAAAGGAATATCTGGAGTTCATGCATCCGCTTGCGAACAAAGGGAACGGGCTGCGAAGGCTTGCGGAGGAGCTGGGGATTCCGCAGGAGCGGACAGCGGCGATCGGGGACTATCTGAACGATCTGGAGATGATCCAGTGGGCGGGGGTTTCCGGAGCGGTGGCGAATGGGGCGGAGGCGGTTCGGGCGATCGCCAACGTGGTCGCTCCCACCAACGACGAAGGCGGCGTCGCGTGGTTTATCGACTGGCTTCTTTCCCCCAAGCCTTCGTCCCCCGGCGAAAGACGCCCTTCGGCGTAG